The DNA sequence GCTGCGCGCGGCCTCGATCTGCCCCGACGGAACGGCATTCACCCCGGCGCGCAATACCTCGGCGATCCATGCGGCCGTGTAGAACCCGAGCACCAGCACCGAAGAGGTCGTAAGCGAGTACATGAAGCCCAGCTTCGGCAGGCCGAACACGAACAGCAGCAGGAGCGCGAGCAGCGGCGTCATGCGCATGATTTCGATATACGTCGCGGCGAACCATCGCAGCGGCGCCAGCGGACCGATGGCCATCACGGTCAGCGCGACACCCAGCGCGAACGCCATCGCGAACGAAAGCAGCGATAGTTCGACCGTGACGCCCATCGCCTCGACAAAGCGCCACGCAAACGAATAAAGCGGGTCCATGGATGCGCGAGACTCAGCGTTCGATCGTCGGCACTTGCGGCTTGCCGAGCGTGCCTTCCAGATTCTTTGCGTAGAGCTTGTCCCAGGTGCCGTCCTTGATCGACTGCTGGAGCTGCGCGCTGATCCACTCGCGGAACTGCTCGTCCTGCTTCGCTACACCGATGCCCCACGGCTCCTGCGTGAACGGCTTGCCGACGACGCGGAACTTGTCAGGCTGGCGCAGCGCTTCGCCCGCGAGCGTCGCACCGTCGTCCACGTAGGCATCGAAGCGCTTGTCGGCGACGCCTTCGACGCACGCGGCGGTATCGTTGAAGGTGACGAACCTGGTCTGCGGCGCGATCTTTTTGACGTTGTCTTCCACCGTCGTGCCGTTCAGCACGCAGGCGGTCTTGCCGTTCAGGTCGAGCGGGCCCTTGATCGACGTATCCGCGCGGCGCGTGAGGATGTCCTGACCGGCCACGTAATACGGGCCGGCGAAACCGATCACCTTTCTGCGCTGGTCGTTGATGGTGAGCGTGGCGATCACCACGTCGACCCGGCCGTTCTGCACGAACGGCAAGCGGTTCTCGGTGGTCGTCTTGATCCATTCCACGTTGTCGGCCGAGCCCGTGAGCTTGCGGGCAAGCAGGCGCGCGAGATCGGCCTCGAAGCCTTCGGTGTTGCCCGACATCGGATTGCGCACCGAGAACATCAGCGTATTGAGGGACGTGCCGACAACCAGCTTGCCGCGCTTCTGGATCTTCGCCATCGTCGAGTCGGCGGGAAAGGTATCGGCGTATGCGGGCAAGGTCGCCGAAAACAACGCGCCTGCAACGCACGCCGCCATGACGGCAATCGACTTCAGTTTCATTCGGGTGTCTCCGTTCTGTTATGTGAAGCGGCCTCGTGGACGCTTGCGAATCCAGGGATCAATGCTCCAGTATGCGCGACAGGAAATCGCGGCCGCGCTCCGAACGCGGCCCCGCGAAGAAGGTATCCGGCTGCGCAATCTCGACGATGCGCCCGCCATCCATGAACACGATGCGATCGGCGGCCTGGCGGGCAAAGCCCATCTCGTGCGTGACCACGATCATCGTCATGCCGCTTTGCGCGAGTTCGAGCATCACCTGCAAGACCTCGCTGACCATCTCGGGGTCGAGCGCGGACGTGGGCTCGTCGAACAACATGAGCTTCGGGCTCATCGCCAGCGCGCGGGCCAGCGCGACGCGCTGCTGCTGGCCGCCCGACAACTCCGCCGGGACCGCATCCGCCTTGTGTGCGAGGCCGACCCGCGCGAGCAGACGCCGCGCCTCGGCCTCGGCTACCACGCGAGTGTGGCCGAGCACCTTGCGCGGTCCCATCGACACGTTCTCCAGCACCGTGCGATGCGAAAACAGGTTGAACGACTGGAACACCATGCCGATCTGCGCGCGCATCGACGCGAGCGCGCGGCCTTCTTCCGGGAGGCTTTCGCCATCGATCAGAATCTCGCCCGCGTCGATGGTCTCCAGCCGATTGATGCAGCGGCACAGGGTGGACTTGCCCGAACCCGACGGTCCGATCACGACCACGACCTCGCCGCGTTCGACATCGAGATCGACGTCGAACAACACCTGCTGTTCGCCGAACGATTTGTTCAGCCCGCGCAGCGCAACGAGCGGGCCGTCAGCATGCGCGCTCACACCCATGTCAGCTTCACCGTCGACTGGAGCTGGCCCACCGGCGTGCCCCGGACGTTGCGCAGCACGGGGTCGGCCCATTTCTCGAGCAGCGCGCCTTCGCGCTCGAGCGGCAGGTCGAGTTGCCTGAGCACGGCGATCGTGGTCGCATAGACAGCGGCGAAATCGCCGTCGGCAATTTTCACGGCCACGCCGATACCCCGGCTGCGTATGCCGATTGCATGCACGCCATCGGCGCCGACCTTCGTGACCCAGTCGCCACGCGCTGCCTGCGCGAGCGCGAGATCGCAGCGGCCGGTGCCCGACACCATCAACGGATGCGCGGCCATCGCCGCGAAAATGCGCGAGAGCGCTGCGTCCGTGTCCGCGCCGCAATGCGAAGCGCCGGCGGCGAGCCGCGCCCACATGCCCGCGAGCCGCTCGAGCGGCATGCCGTAGTTGGGCGCGCTGCAGCCGTCGATGCCGCACCACATGTCCTGTTCCCGCATATCCGCGAGCGATGCGACATCGTGCGCGATACGCCGCTGCAATTCATGATCGCGATCCAGATACTGCCCGCGCGCGTATCCGTGCATGGCGCAACAGCCGAGGAAACCCGCATGTTTGCCGGAGCAGTTGTGATGACGCTGATCGAACGTGGCGCCGCGCGGCGGCAGGTTGTGCTCGCCGTAGCAATCGGGCATGTGCACCCCGCAGCGCAGGTCGGATTCCGTCGCGCCGACCTTTTCGAGCATGCTCGTGACGGCATCGACGTGCACCGCTTCGCCGCCGTGGCTCGCACAGGTCAGCGCGAGTTCGGCAGCGGTGAATCCGAAGTGATCCGGGCCGCCATCGCGGACGAAGGCGAGCGCCTGAAAGGGTTTGAGCGTGGAGCGCGAAAAGACGCTGGCGTAGGGATCGCCGGCATGGGCGAGCAGCGAACCCGCTGCGTCGACGACGGCCACCGAACCCCAGTGGACGCGTTCGACATGCTTGTTGCGGCTGGCAACGGCGAGCGGAACATGGGCGGGAAGCGTCATTGGATTGAAAAAGTGAACTGGACAGAGCGAGTTTAATTATTGCAAAAAACTATGTTCCGGCGTAATTTGGAAAACCGTTTTGCACTGAGCGCAATACCAAATGGCTCCGAAAAAGGTGGCGGATACCGGTCTGGATCATCTGGGCGCGATGCGTGCGCTGGTTCGCGTCGTCGAGCTGGGAAGCCTGTCGGCGGCTGCGCGCGAACTCAAGCTCGCGACCTCGACCGTCGCGCGCAAGATCACGGCGCTGGAGGAAATGCTGGGTGTGCCGCTTCTGCATCGGTCGACGCATCATGTGGCGCTGACCGAAGCCGGCAGTCTCTATCATTCGCGCGCGGTCTCGATGATCGCGGATCTGGACGACACCTTGCGCGTCGTCGCCGAACTCGATGCCGCGCCCAGTGGGCCACTCAAGCTGACGGCGCCGGTGGCGTTCGGCCGCCGCTATCTGGCGCCGCTGGTGGCGCCGTTTCTCGAACGCTATCCCGGCATTCAGCTCGATCTGCGCCTGACGGATAACCACAACGACATGGTCGCGGGCGGCTTCGACCTCGACATTCACGAAGGTGAGAACTACCTCGACAATCTGATCGTGCAGCCGATCTCCCGCAACGACAGCATCCTGTGCGCGACACCGGCTTACTTCGCGCGGCGCGGCCGGCCCGCGACGCCTGCCGATCTCGCTCAACACAACTGCCTGCGCTATCTGCATCCCGAAGGCGATCCGCGCTGGCATCTGTCCAACGGAAAGGTCACGCAATCCGTCATGCCGCAGGGCAACCTGCAGTCGGACCATTCGGAACTGCTGCTCGAAGCGACCTGCGCCGGGCTCGGCATCGCCGAATTCGAAATCTGGCTGGTTCGCGATCTGCTGGTCGACGGCAAGCTCGAATTAGCGCTGCCCGCTTACCGGCTGGAGAATGCGCTGACCGGCAAGATGATCTATATGGCCTATCTTCCCAATCGCCGGCTTTCGACCAAGGTGCGTGTGCTGCGTGAGTTTCTCGCGGAACGTCTTCAGGGCATTGGCGAATTGCCGGGCGACCGGGCTATCGCGGTTAACCGTGCGGCGATAAAGACTTCGAATGCGATCGGAGGAAAAGCGCATTTATCGCGCAGATCAGCATAGCGTGTCGTCGGTGAAGGGATGCCTGCGTGGAACCGTGGACAGTGCGAGTGCATTTCATGCATAAAGACCTCACAAGAGGATGAAGCGAATCCAGCCTGGATGTCTTCGCTGGCCGCTCCGCGGCATTTGCCACCACCGGTCACCTGATGCCTGAGGTCTGTTTCCGTGCCACCTGTGACGCAACAGTCAGCAGGTAGCGTGACCCTGTGGCATCGCGCAGACGCGCCGGCTCACTGCGAGATCTGCTCCAGACTCAGGCCGCGCACGCGCGGGCCGAATGCGACGATCGTGATGAACACGACCAGCATCGATCCGGCAATCAGCGCGAACACGCCTGGCACGCCGAGATGCCGCAGAAAGAACGCGATCAGGAAGCCCGACAACATCGCGCTGACGCGGCTGGCCGAGTAGACCATGCCGATGGCGCGTGCGCGGATGTGAGTCGGAAACAGCTCGGCCTGATAGGTCCGGTAGGAGAACGTCATGCAGTTCGCGGCCAGCGTCATCAACAGTCCCATCGCGACCACGATCACCGGATCGTGCTGCTGCGCGAAGACGATGCCGAGCACCGCCATGCTGGTCGCCGATCCGGCGATCAGCCATTTGCGCTCGATGCGATCGGCGACCAGCATGGCAAGCAGCGGACCGAGGGGACTCGCGATCGCGATGATGAACGAGTACATCAGGCTGTGCGTCAACGCGACGCCTTTTTCGGCGAGCAAGGTCGGGACCCAGCTCGCAAAGCCGTAGTATCCGATCGACTGAAAAAAGTTGGAGACGATCAACATGAGGGTGCGCTTGCGATACCGGGCATGCCACGGGCCGACTTCCTCGGGCGCGGTCTCGGGCCGGGCCGGCACGGCCGACGCAACCACCGCGGGCAACGGCTTCCCGGTGACCCTCTCGATCTTCGCCTCGATCCGCGCCACGATGTGTTCGGCCTCCTGCCCGCGACCTTGCTGAATCAGCCAGCGAGGACTCTCCGGCAATCCCAGCCGGACGATCCAGACGAGCACCGCGCCCGCGCAACCGATCCACACGACCCATCGCCAGCCGTCGAAGCCGAACGGCGCAATCGGCACCAGTTGCCATGATAGGAACGCGATCGTCGGAATAGAGGTGTACTGGATGGACTGCAGGAACGCGAAGGCTCGCCCGCGCATGCGCGCCGGGACGAATTCGGAGACGTAGGTATCGATCGTGACGAGTTCGGCGCCCACGCCGATGCCCGCGATCACGCGCCAGAACACGATCCACACCGCATCGGTCTGCACCGACATGATGGCCGCGGCGAACGTGTAGCAGAGCAGCGCGCCCACGAAGACTTTGCGCCGGCCTAGCCTGTCGGCGATGAACGCGACCCCGATCGTGCCGATGAACAAGCCGAGAAAGAGCGCCGCGACGAACGCGCCGAGACCGTGCAGGTCGAAGATCGTCGCGGTCGTTTTGGCGAAGATGCCGGCTTTGACCAGCCCCGGACCGATATACGCGGTCAGGAACATGTCGTAGATCTCGAACCAGCCGCCGAGCGCCAGCATGCTGATGAGGAACCAGACCGGCCGGCTGGCCGGCAAGCGGTCGAGACGGTCGGATATCCCGCGGCCGACGGTGCGGCGCGTATCCGCGAGCGCCTCCTCGACATCGGTGGATGGGCTCATGCCGCGCGCGAGAGAAACGTCGATGGGTCCGTGCATGGGTTTGTCTCCGAATTGATTCTGCCGTGGCTAAGCGGGCTGCGCCCTTTTCCGCGCGACTCGACCGAGCGCGATGGCAAGACCCGCCGTCATGGCGAGTGCGATGGCCAGCGTGACCAGCCCGGCGGTGAACGACCCGGTCATTTCCTTGACGACGCCGACCATCGCGGGACCCGCGAAGCCCGCGCAGTTGGCCACCGCGTTGATGAAGGCGATGCCGCCCGCCGCCGCCGCGCCCGAAAGGAACGTTGGCGGAATCGCCCAGAGCGCCGTGCGCGCGATGTTCACGCCGATCATCGCAATGGTGATCCCCACGAGCGCCACGCTGACCGACTCCGATACGGCCGACACCATGAAGCCCGCCGCGGCGACCGCCGAACTCATGGTCAGGCTCGCCGCATAGTTGCGGCCCTTGTCCATCCGGCGCGCCGCGACCACCATCGCGAGGCCGGCGCACGCATAAGGAATGGTCGACAGCATGCCCGTCTGGAACATGCCGAGCCCTTCGCGGCGAATGATCTGCGGGAGCCACATGCCGATGCCCGTAATACCGATCGACAAGGTGAACAGCGCCACCGTCAGCAAGAGCACGCGCGGATCGGTCACGGCCGCGCGGAAGCTGCGCGTGCCGCCTGCCGTGACTTCGCTTTCCAGTTGACGGGCCAGCGCGCCGCGCTCCTCGCTGCTGAGCCACGTGGCATCCCGGGGTGAATCGGAGAGCGCCGCCCATGCCCAGATACCCAGCACGGCAGCCGGCAAGCCCTGAGCGATGAAGAGCCATTGCCAGCCCGACAGACCCATGAAGGCGTCGATGCTCAGCAAGCCCCCCGAGAGCGGCCCGCCGATGACCGACGCGAGCGGAATGCCGAGCGTGAACCACGCGAGCACCCGTACGCGGTACGCGCGGGGAAACCACGAGGTCAGATAGAACGCGACACCGGGAAAGAAGCCTGCTTCAGCGACCCCGAGCACCAGACGCAGCGCATAGAACGAGTGCGGGCCCGCGACGAATGCCGTGGCGGCCGAAAGCAAGCCCCACGTCACCATGATGCGCGACAGCCAGAGCCGCGCACCGAAGCGATGCAAGGCCAGATTGCTCGGCACTTCGCAGACCGCGTAGCTAAGAAAGAAGAGTCCGGCGCCCCACCCGAACTGCGCCGGCGTGAGCCCGAGATCGTGGTTCATCGTCAATGCGGCGAAGCCTACGTTGATGCGGTCCAGATAGCTGAAGATATAGCCGAGCAACAAGACGGGCAGCAGGCGGATGGATGCCTTGCGCACCGCGCGCTCGCACAATAGGGCGTGTTGTTGCGCTTCTGCTGCCGGAACGCCGATGTCGGCGCATTCGGCCTGGGCAAGCGCATAAGGCGAAGTCGGCTTCATCCTGTCTCCTGTCTGTGATTTCTTTTATGGCTGAAAGCGATAGAGGCGCGCGGCGTTATCGACGAGGATGCGGTGGCGCGTGGCCTCGTCCCGCGCCCATTCCAGCAGATGGTCGAGTTGCTCCGCGTCATCCGGCAGCGACTTCGCCGCGGGATGCGGCCAGTCGCTTCCCCATACGAGGCGATCGGCACGATGCTCGACCAGCGCGCGGCCGATCCGCACGATGCTGTCGCGCGTCGCTTCCGTGTCGAGATAGGCGGCACTGAGCTTCACCCACGACCGGCCGTTGTCCAGCAATGCGCACAATGTCCGGAACGCGGGCTGAGACGTGCCTTCGTTGAAGCGCAGACGCCCGAAGTGATCGATGGCGACATCGCACGGCAGGCGCGCGAGCGTCGGCGCGATCTCGGGCAGTTGCTCGGCGCCGACATGAATCTCCAGATGCCAGCCGCGTTCCGCAAGCGCGGGCGCCAATGACACCGCGTCATTCAGCGCCGCTTCACCCGAGCGCACGAGATTGAAGCGCAGGCCCACGATGCCGCCCGCGTCGAGCTCGTTCATGCGCGTGTGACTCACGCCGCTCCCGACAACGCCGATGCCTCTCGCCACGTTGCCGGAACGCGCGATTGCGTCCAGCACGCCGGCGTTGTCGTATCCGTAGGTCGAAGGTTGCACGAAGACGTTACGCGTCGTGCCGAGCCTGCGCCGCAGCGATCCGTAGTCCGAAAGCGCCGCCGCAGGCGGTTTCAGCGCCGCATCGGCCGCGACCGCATAGCGCGGCGAATAGACATGCATGTGGCAATCGCACGCAAGCGCCGGCGGCTCGAGGCGCGGCGCCGCGGCTCCGGCGGAGAACGGCACGACGCCGGGCTGAGGTGCTTCTCGTACGCTCATGGCGGCCTCAGACGGGACATCCCTTCTTGCGCAGCAACGCGTTGAAGCGCTCGGGGTCCGCCGTGCCGGCGAGGTTGGTCGCGCGAATACCGGCTTCCTTGTCGGCGTGGGCGCGTACCAGCGGCAGAAGCGCGTCGAGCTGACAGGCCGGGATCGCGATCACGCCATCCGCGTCGCCGAGCACGAGGTCGCCGGGCGTCACGACCATGCCCGCGCATGAAATCGGCACGTTGACTTCGCCCGGACCTTCCTTGCTCGGGCCGCGGAACGTATGGCCACGCGCGTAGACGGGAATGACGCCTTCGGCCCACTCGGCGAGATCGCGAATCGCGCCATCGATCACGAATCCGCCAATCTTTTTCGTCAGCGCCGAGGTGCGCATCAGTCCGCCGATCAGCGCCTGCGTGAGATCGCCGCCGCCATCGACGACGATCACATCGCCCGGCCCGGCCATTTCGATCGCCTTGTGAATCATCATGTTGTCGCCGGGGCGCACGCGTACCGTGAGCGCCGGGCCGCACATCGTGAGCGACAGCGAGTGGTGATACGCGCTCAGACCCATCGCGCCGACGCTGCGGCCCATGCAGTCGCCGGCATGCGCGACCGGCACGGTACGGAAGGCCTCGACCTGGGCCGCGGACGGCACGCATGCGCGATCGCCGATAAAGAAACCCGCGGGCCAGCCGGCCCGATTCTGAACAGCGCTCATGCGATCACCTTCTTGTCGGAGAGGAGCACGTCGGGATTGACGCAGCTCGTTGAATTCGCGGACTCGCCGCGCAGGTAGCTCAGGCAGGCATCGACGGCCGAGGTCGCGACGGCATCGAGGGCATCGGGCGTCGAACCGCCGACATGCGGCGTCAGGACGACATTGCTCAGATGCGCGAGCGGATCGTCGGCGCCGAGCGGTTCATGCGCGAAGGTGTCGAGGCCGGCCGCGGCGAGCTTGCCGCGTTTCAACGCGTCGACGAGCGCGGCTTCGTCGATCAGTTCGCCGCGCGCGGTGTTGATGACGATCGAACCATCGGGCAACGCCTCGATCGCCGCTGCGTCGATCATCCCGCGCGTGTGCGCGTTGACCGGGCAGTGCAGACTCAGCACGTTCGATTTCGTCAGGAGCGCCTGCACGGAATTTTCGACCGTGACATGGGCGCCGGCCGTGTCGCGATCGAGCGCCGGATCGAAGACGTGAACCTTCATGCCGAGCGCATGGGCAATCTTCGCGACCTGGCGGCCGATCTGGCCGAAGCCAATCAGCCCGAGCGTGCGCCCGTGGAGCTGCATGCCGTCGCCGGTCCGCGTCCAGCGTCCGGCGCGCAGTTCGCGGTCGAAGTAAGCGACCTTGCGCGCGGCGCCGATCATCAGTCCGATCGTCAGTTCGGCGACCGACGAGGTGTTCGTGCCGGGCGTCGTGAACACCGGAATGCCGGCCGCCGTCGCGGCCTGGACATCGATGTTGGTCACGCCCACGCCGTGCTTGCAGATCACCCTGAGCGTGGCGCAGCTTTCGATGGCGGCTCCCGAGAGCAGAACAGTGCGGGAGATCACCGCGTCGATCGGCTGCGAGGCCAGAATGCGCTCGACCTCGTTCGCATCCTGCGCATCCTGGATATAGAAGACCTCGCAGCCCGCGTCGGCCAGGGCACGCTGCCCTGCTGCCGCCAGCCTCGGCGCGGTAACGAGAAATCGGTACGTCATGAGTGTCTCCGTGATCGGTGTGTCGCCATTGTTCTGCCACGGACTCATAATGTCTATTATCGAATATTCAACAAACGATTCCCGTGAGTTATGATTTGAATCAACCAGCGCTTTGACGGAGCCGCGGCGTGCTGATCAATCTGCAGATGCGCGACCTGATGTACTTTGCGAAAGTCGCCGAACTGGGCCACCTCGGGCGAGCCTCGCAGGAATTGCATATCACCCAGCCGGCGCTGTCCAAGTGCATCGACCGTCTGGAGACGACTTACGGCGCGGCCTTGTTCGAGCGCAGCGGCCGGGGCATCCGCCTGACTGACGCGGGCCGCCTGCTGCTCGAGCGCGCTCGCATGATCGAGCGGAGTCTCGACGAAACGCACAGGCAGATTTCATCGCTCGGAAAGGGGCTGGCGGGTCTCGTCAGAGTCGGCGCCGCCGCCACGATCGCGGAATTCGTCATGCCGGCGGTCTGTCGCGCCATGCTCGAAGAGGCGCCCGAAGTGGCCGTGGAATTGCAGATCGGCATGAACGACGTGCTGCACGAATCGTTGCGCAAGCGCCTGCTCGACGTCGTCGTCGGCCCGCTTGGGACACGCGACGATGCGCTGACGGAAATTCCCATCGCGACGGATGAGGTGGTGGTTGCCGCGAGCGCGTCTCATCCGCTGGCGGGCGCGCATGCGTCACTTCAGGACATGTCCCGTTACGGATGGGTTTTACCGGCGCGCTCCGTCGCCACCCGCCAATGGCTCGAACGCGTGTTCCTGGCGCATCAGCTCCCACCTCCGCACGCGTCGATCATGACGAGCTCGATTGCCGCGGTTCCCCGGCTGATCGCGCAAAGCGGGCTGCTCAGCTTCATTTCGCGACGCAATCTGACTGAGGGTCGCTTCACTCCGGAACTGGTCGAGGTCTTTAATCCGGAGACCACGATGATCCGGGAATTCGGCGTGGTGCATCTTGACGATGCCTATCTGTCTCCGGCGACCAAGCGTTTCATCGAACTGGTAAAAGCCGTCGGACAGATGCAGGCGCCGGGCACGCGATAGATTGGCAGAAACCGTATTCAGATTTGGCGAGCGGGTCGAATCTCATGAAGCACGACTCGCTCTGATCACGCTAAGGCGATTTCTTGTTTTTCAGTGCTTCATTTGAATACAGTATGGCGAGACGATCGGTGGCATCAACCGTCGATGCCGATGCCGCTCAATCGCGGAAGATCGACCCTCGCTCTTCCACGACAAAGCGTGGCGTAATACTGCGCGTCGGACGGACATGACCGGACACCTCTGCGTTCGTGATCTCGCCTACTGCACTTCAAGGGTCGTTCACCTCGGCGCGGGGTAGATAGGACCGATGTAATCACGCTTGCCCACGTCAACCCCGCCTTGACTCAGGATGGCATAGGCGTTTCCGACGTGAAAATAAACGTTGGGAAAAACCACTTCGATGACGAACCTCTCCGAATCGATTGGCTCTGCGAGCCAGGCGAACTTGATCATGCGATCGCTGACATCGGTGAGCGCCTGCCGCGTCACGCCGCGCGCGAACCCGACAATCTCGCGGATAAGCGCGCGCAATCCCGCGATATTCGTCTCTGATTCCGAAGAACGAAAACGCAGGCCGGTCAGCCCCGCGATGCCGCTTTCCAGATACGTGCAGGCGCTCTGAATCTGGAAGCTGAAAGGGGCCATGTCGGGGGCCAGTTGCCAGTTCATCAGCACTTCGACATCGAAGCCCTTCAACATGGCGTGACGCTCGGCCTTGGCCATCCACTGATCCATGCGCTCGATAGCCGATGCACACTGTTCGATGATTTGACGATGCATGTGTTTCCGTACCATTCAAGCAATGCAGATCGGCGTCCAGGCGACGTTGTTGTCGCCATCATGGCGCCGCGTCCGTAACGTCGTTGAAGCGCTAAACGAGCTGTGCAGCCGCGCGCCTCTCGCGACGGTTGATTCGTAACACGACAAACGACGCAACGATGCACAAACCTCCGGAAAGCATCGTCGTCACGGTGTAAGTTCCAAGGCTCGCTCGCAGCATGCCGGCGCCCAGGGTCGCAAACGCAGCGCCTAACTGATGTCCTGCCACGATCCAGCCGAATACCACGGGTGCAGCTTCCTTCCCATATCGATCGGTGGTCAGCCGTACGGTCGGTGCGACCGTTGCAACCCAGTCAAGTCCGTAGAAGACCGCAAACAACGGCAAGCCAAAAAAGTCGATGCCGAAGGCGTAAGGCAAATACATTAAGGACAATCCCCGCAAGCCGTAATACCAGAACAGCAGAACACGGGAATTGAAGCGGTCTGAAAGCCACCCGGAAAGCGTCGTTCCGATGAGATCAAACACCCCCATTGCGGCAAGCAACGATGCACCCTGCACCTCCGACATCCCATAGTCGCCGCACATTGCGATCAGATGCGTACCGACATAGCCATTCGTACTGGCGCCGCATATGAAGAAGCTCGCAAAGAGGAGCCAGAAATCCTTTGTTTTGCTCGCCGACATCAGAGTGCTGAACGCGATGGCGATGGGATTATTCGTCGTTTCATCGGAAGGCGCCGGAAAATCCGCGGATTCTCCGTATGTCTTTAGTCCGATGCTTTGGGGGCGCTCGGGTAGCAATAGAGCAACCAGCGGGATCACTGCCGCGGCGATACCTGCAACGACAAAGACGACCAGGCGCCAACCGAACCGCTCGGAGATTGCCGCGAGCATGGGCAAAAACACCAGGCTGCCGGTTGCCGTACTCGCGGTCAGGAGACCCATTACGAGACCGCGGTGGGTCGTGA is a window from the Caballeronia insecticola genome containing:
- a CDS encoding MFS transporter; the protein is MKPTSPYALAQAECADIGVPAAEAQQHALLCERAVRKASIRLLPVLLLGYIFSYLDRINVGFAALTMNHDLGLTPAQFGWGAGLFFLSYAVCEVPSNLALHRFGARLWLSRIMVTWGLLSAATAFVAGPHSFYALRLVLGVAEAGFFPGVAFYLTSWFPRAYRVRVLAWFTLGIPLASVIGGPLSGGLLSIDAFMGLSGWQWLFIAQGLPAAVLGIWAWAALSDSPRDATWLSSEERGALARQLESEVTAGGTRSFRAAVTDPRVLLLTVALFTLSIGITGIGMWLPQIIRREGLGMFQTGMLSTIPYACAGLAMVVAARRMDKGRNYAASLTMSSAVAAAGFMVSAVSESVSVALVGITIAMIGVNIARTALWAIPPTFLSGAAAAGGIAFINAVANCAGFAGPAMVGVVKEMTGSFTAGLVTLAIALAMTAGLAIALGRVARKRAQPA
- a CDS encoding glutamate ABC transporter substrate-binding protein, whose translation is MKLKSIAVMAACVAGALFSATLPAYADTFPADSTMAKIQKRGKLVVGTSLNTLMFSVRNPMSGNTEGFEADLARLLARKLTGSADNVEWIKTTTENRLPFVQNGRVDVVIATLTINDQRRKVIGFAGPYYVAGQDILTRRADTSIKGPLDLNGKTACVLNGTTVEDNVKKIAPQTRFVTFNDTAACVEGVADKRFDAYVDDGATLAGEALRQPDKFRVVGKPFTQEPWGIGVAKQDEQFREWISAQLQQSIKDGTWDKLYAKNLEGTLGKPQVPTIER
- a CDS encoding amino acid ABC transporter permease; the protein is MDPLYSFAWRFVEAMGVTVELSLLSFAMAFALGVALTVMAIGPLAPLRWFAATYIEIMRMTPLLALLLLFVFGLPKLGFMYSLTTSSVLVLGFYTAAWIAEVLRAGVNAVPSGQIEAARSIGMRFMQVVGNVVIPQAVRTVIPPLGNLFVNQIKASSIAAAVGVFDITYTAQRINFETAQAVPTFAAALLAYMALTVPLGLLMRRIEHNMAVTR
- a CDS encoding amidohydrolase family protein, which gives rise to MSVREAPQPGVVPFSAGAAAPRLEPPALACDCHMHVYSPRYAVAADAALKPPAAALSDYGSLRRRLGTTRNVFVQPSTYGYDNAGVLDAIARSGNVARGIGVVGSGVSHTRMNELDAGGIVGLRFNLVRSGEAALNDAVSLAPALAERGWHLEIHVGAEQLPEIAPTLARLPCDVAIDHFGRLRFNEGTSQPAFRTLCALLDNGRSWVKLSAAYLDTEATRDSIVRIGRALVEHRADRLVWGSDWPHPAAKSLPDDAEQLDHLLEWARDEATRHRILVDNAARLYRFQP
- a CDS encoding RraA family protein; translation: MSAVQNRAGWPAGFFIGDRACVPSAAQVEAFRTVPVAHAGDCMGRSVGAMGLSAYHHSLSLTMCGPALTVRVRPGDNMMIHKAIEMAGPGDVIVVDGGGDLTQALIGGLMRTSALTKKIGGFVIDGAIRDLAEWAEGVIPVYARGHTFRGPSKEGPGEVNVPISCAGMVVTPGDLVLGDADGVIAIPACQLDALLPLVRAHADKEAGIRATNLAGTADPERFNALLRKKGCPV
- a CDS encoding MFS transporter, with the translated sequence MHGPIDVSLARGMSPSTDVEEALADTRRTVGRGISDRLDRLPASRPVWFLISMLALGGWFEIYDMFLTAYIGPGLVKAGIFAKTTATIFDLHGLGAFVAALFLGLFIGTIGVAFIADRLGRRKVFVGALLCYTFAAAIMSVQTDAVWIVFWRVIAGIGVGAELVTIDTYVSEFVPARMRGRAFAFLQSIQYTSIPTIAFLSWQLVPIAPFGFDGWRWVVWIGCAGAVLVWIVRLGLPESPRWLIQQGRGQEAEHIVARIEAKIERVTGKPLPAVVASAVPARPETAPEEVGPWHARYRKRTLMLIVSNFFQSIGYYGFASWVPTLLAEKGVALTHSLMYSFIIAIASPLGPLLAMLVADRIERKWLIAGSATSMAVLGIVFAQQHDPVIVVAMGLLMTLAANCMTFSYRTYQAELFPTHIRARAIGMVYSASRVSAMLSGFLIAFFLRHLGVPGVFALIAGSMLVVFITIVAFGPRVRGLSLEQISQ
- a CDS encoding LysR family transcriptional regulator, which codes for MAPKKVADTGLDHLGAMRALVRVVELGSLSAAARELKLATSTVARKITALEEMLGVPLLHRSTHHVALTEAGSLYHSRAVSMIADLDDTLRVVAELDAAPSGPLKLTAPVAFGRRYLAPLVAPFLERYPGIQLDLRLTDNHNDMVAGGFDLDIHEGENYLDNLIVQPISRNDSILCATPAYFARRGRPATPADLAQHNCLRYLHPEGDPRWHLSNGKVTQSVMPQGNLQSDHSELLLEATCAGLGIAEFEIWLVRDLLVDGKLELALPAYRLENALTGKMIYMAYLPNRRLSTKVRVLREFLAERLQGIGELPGDRAIAVNRAAIKTSNAIGGKAHLSRRSA
- a CDS encoding amino acid ABC transporter ATP-binding protein translates to MGVSAHADGPLVALRGLNKSFGEQQVLFDVDLDVERGEVVVVIGPSGSGKSTLCRCINRLETIDAGEILIDGESLPEEGRALASMRAQIGMVFQSFNLFSHRTVLENVSMGPRKVLGHTRVVAEAEARRLLARVGLAHKADAVPAELSGGQQQRVALARALAMSPKLMLFDEPTSALDPEMVSEVLQVMLELAQSGMTMIVVTHEMGFARQAADRIVFMDGGRIVEIAQPDTFFAGPRSERGRDFLSRILEH
- a CDS encoding asparaginase, with protein sequence MTLPAHVPLAVASRNKHVERVHWGSVAVVDAAGSLLAHAGDPYASVFSRSTLKPFQALAFVRDGGPDHFGFTAAELALTCASHGGEAVHVDAVTSMLEKVGATESDLRCGVHMPDCYGEHNLPPRGATFDQRHHNCSGKHAGFLGCCAMHGYARGQYLDRDHELQRRIAHDVASLADMREQDMWCGIDGCSAPNYGMPLERLAGMWARLAAGASHCGADTDAALSRIFAAMAAHPLMVSGTGRCDLALAQAARGDWVTKVGADGVHAIGIRSRGIGVAVKIADGDFAAVYATTIAVLRQLDLPLEREGALLEKWADPVLRNVRGTPVGQLQSTVKLTWV